The following are encoded together in the Streptomyces flavofungini genome:
- a CDS encoding heme o synthase — MCVTAVESRPAGVLGTSQNPINRPFGARVKAFVALTKPRIIELLLITTVPVMFLAEQGVPDLTLVFVTCLGGYLSAGGANALNMWYDRDIDALMERTSQRPLVTGMVSPRECLAFGITLAVVSTLLFGFAVNWLSAWLSLGALLFYVVVYTMILKRRTSQNIVWGGIAGCLPVLIGWSSVTNSMSWAPIVLFLVMFFWTPPHYWPLSMRVKEDYARVGVPMLPVIASNKVVARQIVVYSWVMVAVSLLLQPLGYTGWFYTAVALATGGWWLWEAHGLQNRAKAEVTGGKLKEMRLFHWSITYVSLLFVAVAVDPFLR; from the coding sequence GTGTGCGTGACGGCCGTTGAATCCCGTCCAGCGGGGGTACTCGGGACGAGCCAGAACCCGATCAACCGGCCGTTCGGGGCCCGAGTCAAGGCATTCGTGGCGCTGACCAAGCCGCGGATCATCGAGCTGCTGCTGATCACCACCGTTCCGGTGATGTTCCTCGCCGAGCAGGGGGTGCCCGACCTGACGTTGGTGTTCGTCACCTGCCTCGGCGGCTACCTGTCGGCGGGCGGCGCCAACGCGCTCAACATGTGGTACGACCGCGACATCGACGCCCTGATGGAGCGCACCTCGCAGCGGCCGCTCGTCACCGGCATGGTCAGCCCCCGCGAGTGCCTGGCCTTCGGCATCACACTCGCAGTCGTCTCGACCCTGCTGTTCGGGTTCGCCGTCAACTGGCTGTCCGCCTGGCTGTCGCTCGGGGCGCTGCTCTTCTACGTGGTCGTCTACACGATGATCCTCAAGCGCCGCACCTCCCAGAACATCGTCTGGGGCGGCATCGCGGGCTGCCTGCCCGTCCTCATCGGCTGGTCGTCCGTCACCAACTCGATGTCGTGGGCGCCGATCGTCCTCTTCCTCGTCATGTTCTTCTGGACGCCGCCGCACTACTGGCCGCTGTCCATGCGGGTCAAGGAGGACTACGCGCGCGTGGGCGTCCCCATGCTCCCGGTGATCGCCTCCAACAAGGTCGTCGCGCGTCAGATCGTCGTCTACAGCTGGGTGATGGTCGCCGTCTCCCTGCTGCTGCAGCCCCTCGGCTACACCGGCTGGTTCTACACCGCGGTCGCCCTCGCCACCGGCGGCTGGTGGCTGTGGGAGGCCCACGGGCTGCAGAACCGCGCGAAGGCCGAGGTCACCGGCGGCAAGCTCAAGGAGATGCGCCTCTTCCACTGGTCCATCACCTACGTCTCGCTGCTGTTCGTGGCGGTCGCGGTGGACCCCTTCCTGCGGTAG